The following proteins are encoded in a genomic region of Phaeodactylum tricornutum CCAP 1055/1 chromosome 1, whole genome shotgun sequence:
- a CDS encoding predicted protein has protein sequence MVPATRQMTSAAVYAHLLDNVLLLPQGHPIRLSFEQQGYESADDLLCIFENELESLGYTPSVLPDGLENPPTIPLLMAHRQIIRHFLRWQASLERQKGTPLKNSELVALNNEDFVLYRRSALGQVSTATAPVNASPTVQSPIGKTRSAVEDFKRGIKRDKTHYPVLKDDRYWDNFYRSFVVTAVTHNVDKVLDPTYIPTDPLEKSLFEEQNKFVYSALEHTLQTDMGKNIVREHSFDFNAQEVFRKVVKHYTESASAKISSSTTLGYLTTAKYGSSWTGTAEGFILHWKNHLRIYNDTVPAGEQLPQQLCLSLLENAVHDVPELRQVKITATLDLAKGGNPISYGGYLSLLLASASLYDNGNNLSNSRSGKNKRNIYANELEYNPMDFESKPDVDYDIDVSPTAIYEANAHARNSSFRNRSPATNRERPYIPREMWNLLSDDAKAILQGLIAPGKQAPLNNSSPHQSLQANTHDTIGAEQITTDTFHDCAPETELLAHLTERVSHMSDGDIRKVLAASRDGPAYDEPTPLQSNVLQYQVSRHNVIETTAALVDRGANGGLAGSDVMVLHKTGRSATITGINDHTLSDLDIVTAAGYTESQNGPIILIMNQYAHLGQGKTIHSSAQLEHYRNHVEDRSRTVGGNQRIVTLDDYIIPLHIRQGLAYMDMRRPTDKELATLPHVVLTSDVDWDPSVLDHEIDLATSWYDDKYDLPQSPYVEPRFDHTGKYLHCHISLCNHRDDVVDRVLYCQQHLVTKNVQDYEALRPCFGWVSAETVRKTIMATTQHAREVYNAPLRKHFKSRFPALNVHRRNEPVATDTIWSDTPAVDNGAKFAQLFVGRRSLVTDAYPMKTDKEFVNTLEDHIRYRGAMDKLISDRAQVEISKKVTDITRAYNIDQWQSEPNHQHQNFAERRIATIEANTNNILNLSGAPDSAWLLCVTYVCYVFNHLAHESLDNRTPLEVLTGSTPDISVLLQFHFWEPVYYKLENATFPSGGTEQQGRFVGIADSVGDALTYKILTHTTNRILHRSSVRSATIPGQTNLRLTPQDGESGPKPINFIKSRRTENKNSYAIKELPGFTPDDLIGRTNHAENIGPRQALGCKVPCRNQ, from the exons ATGGTTCCCGCCACCCGGCAAATGACGAGTGCAGCCGTCTATGCCCACCTTTTGGACAACGtacttcttcttccccaagGGCATCCTATCCGCCTCAGTTTTGAGCAACAAGGATATGAATCGGCTGATGATCTTCTGTGTATTTTTGAGAATGAACTTGAGTCTCTTGGATACACTCCTTCTGTCCTTCCCGACGGCCTGGAAAACCCGCCAACTATACCCCTTCTCATGGCGCACCGACAGATCATACGTCATTTCTTGCGCTGGCAGGCATctttggaacgacaaaaGGGGACACCTTTGAAGAACTCCGAGCTTGTTGCACTTAACAATGAAGATTTTGTCCTTTACCGTCGCTCAGCCCTTGGTCAAGTCTCGACAGCAACTGCACCGGTTAATGCTTCCCCAACTGTCCAGAGCCCCATAGGAAAGACACGTTCGGCTGTCGAGGACTTCAAGCGTGGGATCAAACGTGACAAAACTCACTATCCCGTGCTTAAAGATGATCGGTACTGGGACAACTTTTATCGGTCgtttgttgttactgccgTAACACATAACGTTGACAAAGTTCTAGATCCGACGTACATCCCTACCGATCCCTTGGAGAAATCCCTTTTTGAAGAGCAGAACAAGTTTGTATATTCTGCTCTAGAGCATACTCTCCAGACGGACATGGGCAAGAACATTGTACGAGAGCATAGTTTCGACTTCAATGCCcaggaagttttccgtaaggTTGTGAAACACTACACAGAGTCCGCTAGCGCGAAGATTAGTTCGTCTACTACCCTGGGATACCTTACAACTGCAAAGTACGGATCGTCATGGACTGGCACAGCAGAAGGTTTTATTCTTCACTGGAAAAATCACTTGCGCATCTACAATGACACTGTTCCTGCTGGTGAACAGCTTCCTCAGCAACTATGCCttagtcttttggagaatgctgttCATGATGTACCTGAGCTTCGACAGGTAAAAATCACTGCAACTCTTGACTTAGCAAAGGGAGGTAATCCTATTAGCTATGGTGGTTATCTCAGTCTACTACTCGCATCGGCATCGCTCTACGACAACGGCAATAATCTATCTAATTCTCGTAgtggcaagaacaagcgcAACATCTATGCTAATGAACTAGAGTACAATCCGATGGATTTTGAGAGTAAACCGGATGTAGACTATGATATAGATGTGTCGCCTACCGCAATCTACGAAGCCAATGCTCATGCCCGTAACAGCAGTTTCCGGAATCGTAGTCCGGCAACTAATCGCGAGCGACCTTACATCCCTCGTGAAATGTGGAACCTACTCTCCGACGATGCCAAAGCCATCCTCCAAGGCTTAATAGCCCCCGGGAAGCAGGCCCCGTTGAATAATAGTTCGCCACACCAATCGTTGCAGGCCAATACGCACGATACCATTGGCGCGGAACAAATCACAACGGACaccttccatgattgcgcACCCGAAACTGAATTGCTTGCCCACCTGACTGAGCGTGTTAGTCACATGAGCGACGGCGACATACGTAAGGTACTTGCCGCATCTCGTGATGGTCCCGCCTATGATGAGCCCACACCACTGCAATCTAACGTACTTCAATATCAAGTGTCTCGTCACAACGTCATTGAAACTACGGCAGCCCTCGTCGACCGTGGAGCCAATGGAGGTCTTGCCGGCAGTGATGTCATGGTCTTGCATAAAACAGGTCGTTCTGCAACCATCACAGGTATCAATGATCATACCTTGTCCgatttggacattgtcaccgcTGCTGGCTACACTGAATCCCAAAATGGCCCCATCATTCTCATTATGAACCAATACGCCCATTTGGGACAGGGTAAAACTATCCACTCCAGTGCACAGCTTGAACACTATCGCAACCATGTCGAAGACCGTTCCCGTACTGTAGGAGGTAACCAGCGAATTGTAACATTGGATGACTACATCATCCCATTGCACATTCGACAAGGACTCGCGTACATGGATATGCGGCGTCCTACCGACAAGGAACTTGCGACCCTTCCACACGTTGTCCTAACCTCCGACGTCGACTGGGATCCCTCCGTACTTGACCACGAAATTGATCTCGCAACCTCTTGGTATGATGACAAATATGATTTGCCTCAATCACCTTACGTTGAACCACGTTTTGACCATACAGGCAAATACCTCCATTGTCACATTTCCCTTTGCAACCATCGCGATGACGTTGTTGACCGTGTATTATATTGCCAACAGCACCTCGTCACGAAAAATGTGCAAGATTATGAGGCCCTTCGTCCGTGTTTTGGATGGGTCTCTGCTGAAACCGTTCGCAAGACCATCATGGCGACCACGCAGCATGCACGCGAAGTATATAACGCTCCGTTACGCAAACATTTTAAGTCTCGCTTTCCCGCTCTAAATgtacaccgtcgtaatgAACCAGTTGCTACCGATACCATTTGGTCCGACACCCCTGCTGTCGATAATGGTGCTAAATTTGCACAACTTTTCGTTGGTCGACGCTCCCTTGTCACCGACGCTTACCCCATGAAAACTGACAAAGAATTCGTCAATACCCTTGAGGACCATATCCGTTACCGGGGTGCCATGGACAAATTGATTAGCGATCGTGCCCAGGTTGAAATCAGCAAAAAGGTCACCGATATTACACGCGCATATAATATCGACCAGTGGCAAAGTGAACCAAaccatcaacaccaaaacTTTGCCGAACGTCGTATTGCCACTATCGAGGCTAATACCAACAACATTCTCAATCTTTCCGGTGCCCCTGATTCCGCCTGGTTACTTTGCGTGACATATGTTTGTTATGTTTTCAACCATTTGGCACATGAATCCCTAGATAACCGCACTCCCCTTGAAGTCCTCACCGGCTCCACgcctgatatcagtgttctccttcagtttcatttttgggaaccggtcTATTATAAGCTCGAAAATGCGACATTTCCTTCTGGTGGTACCGAACAACAAGGAcgttttgttggcatcgCCGACTCCGTCGGCGACGCTCTCACTTATAAGATCCTTACCCACACCACCAACCGCATTCTTCATCGCTCTAGTGTCCGTTCTGCGACCATTCCCGGACaaaccaacctacgccttacgccacaggatggggagagtggTCCTAAACCCATCAACTttatcaagtcgcgtagaaccgaaaacaaaaattcctatgccatTAAGGAGTTGCCTGGTTTCACACCTGATGACCTTATAGGTC GCACGAATCACGCGGAAAATATTGGACCCAGACAAGCCCTCGGATGTAAAGTTCcttgtcgaaatcaatga
- a CDS encoding predicted protein translates to MSEGDSRRKIGAQVTAKACHVVHLSECARRHGALRTTKVVVGTVVEVNNTRKAPNNRVSTFITADFDIGGGSRQTFQTGPVDSTIQSRSTNTGSRQADTDLAVPEQEEGEAVLQETSPDEELEFPAQPMMEIGIAAGEQVAGPTAQVATQVWGVEDASFVMAHETKWYADEQATLIDINGSVQSKQFGINTPIGDLLGPDSDIDGKYSRLQYFLLMFPPDQLSAMCQQTNVQLAQQNKHYMSTGELLRFFGILILATKFEFSSRSQLWSTTAPSKYIPAPAFGKTGMSRQRFDDLWRNIRWSNQCPERPEGMSSHTFRWQLVDDFVERYNNHRANTFKPSHLICVDKSMSRWYGQGGNG, encoded by the exons ATGTCAGAAGGGGATTCCCGCCGAAAGATTGGTGCTCAGGTGACAGCGAAGGCCTGTCATGTTGTCCATTTGAGTGAGTGTGCTCGGCGACACGGTGCTTTGAGGACCACCAAGGTCGTTGTGGGGACTGTTGTGGAGGTCAACAATACCAGAAAGGCGCCAAACAACCGTGTATCAACCTTCATTACTGCTGACTTTGATATTGGTGGAGGATCA CGTCAAACTTTTCAAACCGGACCAGTCGACAGTACCATCCAGTCCCGCAGCACCAATACCGGCAGTAGACAAGCAGACACAGATTTGGCCGTTCCAGAgcaagaggaaggagaagcGGTCTTGCAGGAGACTTCTCCtgatgaagaattggaatttCCAGCACAACCGATGATGGAAATTGGAATAGCTGCGGGGGAACAGGTAGCAGGACCTACCGCACAAGTAGCCACGCAGGTTTGGGGTGTTGAAGACGCTTCCTTTGTAATGGCTCATGAAACAAAGTGGTATGCTGACGAGCAAGCTACATTGATTGATATAAATGGCAGTGTCCAAAGTAAGCAGTTTGGCATCAATACACCAATTGGCGACCTTCTTGGTCCAGACTCTGACATTGATGGAAAATATTCGCGGCTgcaatattttcttctcATGTTTCCACCCGACCAACTGAGCGCCATGTGTCAGCAAACAAATGTGCAGCTTGCCCAACAGAACAAGCACTACATGTCAACAGGAGAGCTGCTTCGATTCTTTGGCATTCTAATTCTTGcgacaaaatttgaatttagCAGTCGATCGCAATTGTGGTCCACAACCGCGCCGTCAAAATACATTCCTGCCCCTgcattcggaaaaacaggaaTGTCGCGGCAGCGCTTTGATGATCTTTGGCGAAATATCCGATGGAGCAACCAGTGTCCTGAACGGCCGGAAGGCATGAGCTCCCATACGTTTCGGTGGCAACTTGtcgatgattttgttgaaagataCAACAATCATCGAGCCAATACTTTCAAACCATCTCATCTTATTTGTGTGGACAAATCAATGTCGCGATGGTATGGACAAGGGGGGAATGGATAA
- a CDS encoding histone-like transcription factor (Putative transcription factor CBF/NF-Y/archaeal histone binds to a CCAAT motif in the promoters of a wide variety of genes, including type I collagen and albumin) — protein sequence MSAEGDEGKLPPGEEYEEIREQDRYLPIANIARIMKNTLPENAKIAKDSKETVQECVSEFISFITSEASDKCLQEKRKTINGDDLLWAMSTLGFDKYVEPLKLYLSKYREAVKGEKPEKPGRVTAMQEDS from the exons ATGTCTGCAGAAGGTGACGAAGGAAAACTTCCGCCGGGTGAAGAGTATGAAGAGATTCGAGAACAG GATCGGTATTTGCCCATCGCAAACATTGCGCGAATCATGAAAAACACTCTTCCAGAGAATGCCAAGATTGCAAAAGACTCGAAAGAAACTGTGCAGGAATGCGTTTCGGAATTTATTTCATTTATTACTTCAGAGGCAAGCGATAAGTGCCTTCAAGAGAAGAGGAAGACAATCAATGGGGACGATCTTTTATGGGCAATGTCAACCTTAGGTTTTGATAAGTATGTGGAACCCCTCAAGCTATATCTTAGCAAGTATCGCGAAGCGGTAAAAGGCGAAAAACCTGAAAAACCCGGTCGGGTGACTGCCATGCAAGAAGACTCTTAG
- a CDS encoding predicted protein, with the protein MKGWADHSSSEDEDEAPERFNLTVEEIGKPPEEPQERQAQQEAKVHKSRPPKTYVYPTEPPFSAFVGNVAFSIVDPNDLANELVKITKEKLGVDVVIENPRIVMDRHSEKQQHRGFAYVQVQNVDQLKALIQLNDFETVLAGRKIHLDTANGSGHERSRGNNRRGPANDIDGSKFRGGRYNRDRRGNSKDFNHEAGDEVTRDADSNIKSGPPAVRPPLKLQPRSKPLDVANQSTPTNSSIFGGAKANDAGNWRSNRKSEEQSNSRARSNHGASNKTSRDSRRGNTATSAISSSSTQTGPRKQDRKDRDVDRKKAAVVKKSPVAPVPPVQQEPKKEDKVVNKFAVLDFDSDSD; encoded by the coding sequence ATGAAAGGTTGGGCTGATCATTCCTCGTcagaagacgaggacgaggcGCCGGAGCGCTTCAATCTGACTGTTGAAGAGATCGGCAAACCACCCGAGGAACCCCAGGAAAGGCAAGCCCAGCAAGAAGCTAAAGTCCACAAATCTCGCCCTCCCAAGACTTACGTGTATCCGACGGAGCCACCTTTTTCTGCCTTTGTGGGAAACGTGGCCTTCTCGATTGTGGATCCGAACGACCTGGCGAACGAGCTCGTCAAAAtcaccaaagaaaagctcGGCGTCGATGTCGTTATTGAGAACCCACGAATTGTTATGGATCGACATTCTGAGAAACAACAGCACCGTGGTTTTGCCTACGTCCAGGTTCAAAATGTCGATCAGCTTAAAGCTTTGATTCAATTGAACGATTTCGAAACTGTGTTGGCTGGGCGCAAGATTCACCTTGATACCGCTAATGGCAGTGGTCACGAGCGTAGTCGTGGCAACAACCGCCGAGGACCTGCCAATGACATCGATGGGTCCAAGTTTCGGGGTGGACGCTATAACCGCGACCGACGGGGTAATTCCAAAGACTTTAATCATGAAGCCGGTGACGAAGTAACTAGAGATGCAGACAGCAATATAAAGAGCGGGCCACCTGCGGTCCGTCCACCGCTTAAACTGCAGCCGCGCTCAAAACCCCTGGACGTCGCGAACCAGAGCACTCCTACAAATAGCAGTATTTTTGGCGGCGCGAAAGCTAATGATGCCGGGAATTGGCGCAGCAATCGCAAGTCTGAAGAGCAAAGCAACAGCCGAGCTCGAAGTAATCACGGTGCATCCAATAAAACCTCACGAGATAGTCGTCGTGGCAACACCGCCACCAGCGCTAtaagcagcagcagtactCAAACTGGACCACGAAAGCAAGATCGAAAAGACAGAGACGTTGATCGTAAAAAGGCAGCAGTCGTAAAGAAGTCCCCGGTTGCGCCAGTCCCCCCTGTTCAACAGGAGcccaaaaaagaagacaagGTCGTAAACAAGTTTGCCGTGCTCGACTTTGATTCAGATTCGGACTAG
- a CDS encoding predicted protein, which translates to MVPATRQMTSAAVYAHLLDNVLLPQGHPIRLSFEQQGYESADDLLCIFENELESLGYTPSVLPDGPENPPTIPLLMAHRQIIRHFLRWQASLEQQKGTPLKNSELVALNNEDFVIYRRSALGQVSTATAPVNASPTVQSPIGKTHLAVEDFKRGIKRDKTHYPVLKDDRYWDNFYRSFVVTAVTHNVDKVLDPTYIPTNPLEKSLFEEQNKFVYSALEHTLQTDMGKNIVREHSFDFNAQEVFRKVVKHYTESASAKISSSTTLGYLTTAKYGSSWTGTAEGFILHWKNHLRIYNDTVPAGEQLPQQLCLSLLENAVHDVPELRQVKITATLDLAKGGNPISYDGYLSLLLASASLYDNGNNLSNSRSGKNKRNIYANELEYNPMDFESKPDVDYDIDVSPTAIYKANAHARNSSSRSRTPAANRERPYIPREMWNLLFDDAKAILQGLKAPGKQAPLNNSSPHQSLQTNTHDTIGAEQITTDTFHDCAPETELLAHLTERVSRMSDGDIRNVLAASRDGPPYDEPKPLQSNVLQYQVSRHNVIETTAALVDRGANGGLAGSDVMVLHKTGRSATITGINDHTLSDLDIVTAAGYTESQNGPIILIMNQYAHLGQGKTIHSSAQLEHYRNHVEDRSRTVGVNQRIVTLDDYIIPLHIRQGLAYMDMRRPTDKELASLPHVVLTSDVDWDPSVLDHEIDLATSWYDDIYDLPQSPYVEPCFDHTGKYLHRHISFCNHRDDAVDRVLYCQQHLVTKNVQDYEALRPCFGWVSAETVRKTIMATTQHAREVYNAPLRKHFKSRFPALNVHRRNEPVATDTIWSDTPAVDNGAKFAQLFVGRRSLVTDAYPMKTDKEFVNTLEDHIRYRGAMDKLISNRAQVEISKKVTDITRAYNIDQWQSEPNHQHQNFAERRIATIEANTNNILNLSGAPDSAWLLCVTYVCYVFNHLAHDSLDNRTPLEVPTGSTPDISVLLQFHFWEPVYYKLENATFPSGGTEQQGRFVGIADSVGDALTYKILTHTTNRILHCSSVRSATIPGQTNLRLTPQDGESGPKPINFIKSRRTENKNSYAIKELPGFTPDDLIGCTFLTDTRDDGERLKARITRKILDPDKPSDVKHTTKF; encoded by the exons ATGGTTCCCGCCACCCGGCAAATGACGAGTGCAGCCGTCTATGCCCACCTTTTGGACAACGTACTTCTTCCCCAAGGGCATCCTATCCGTCTCAGTTTTGAGCAGCAAGGATATGAATCGGCTGATGATCTCCTGTGTATTTTTGAGAATGAACTTGAGTCTCTTGGATACACTCCTTCTGTCCTTCCCGACGGCCCGGAAAACCCGCCTACCATTCCCCTTCTCATGGCGCACCGACAGATCATACGTCATTTCTTGCGCTGGCAGGCATCtttggaacaacaaaaggGGACACCTTTGAAGAACTCCGAGCTTGTTGCACTTAACAATGAAGATTTTGTCATTTACCGTCGCTCAGCCCTTGGTCAAGTCTCGACAGCAACTGCACCGGTTAATGCTTCCCCAACTGTTCAGAGCCCCATAGGAAAGACACATTTGGCTGTTGAGGACTTCAAGCGTGGGATCAAACGTGACAAAACTCACTATCCCGTGCTTAAAGATGATCGGTACTGGGACAACTTTTATCGGTCgtttgttgttactgccgTAACACATAACGTTGACAAAGTTCTAGATCCGACGTACATCCCTACCAATCCTTTGGAGAAATCCCTTTTTGAAGAACAGAACAAGTTTGTATATTCTGCTCTAGAGCATACTCTCCAGACGGACATGGGCAAGAACATTGTACGCGAGCATAGTTTCGACTTCAATGCCcaggaagttttccgtaaggTTGTGAAACACTACACAGAGTCCGCTAGCGCGAAGATTAGTTCGTCTACTACCCTGGGATACCTTACAACTGCAAAGTACGGATCGTCATGGACTGGCACAGCAGAAGGTTTTATTCTTCACTGGAAAAATCACTTGCGCATCTACAACGACACTGTTCCTGCTGGTGAACAGCTCCCTCAGCAACTATGCCttagtcttttggagaatgctgttCATGATGTACCTGAGCTTCGACAGGTAAAAATCACTGCAACTCTTGACTTAGCAAAGGGAGGTAATCCTattagctatgatggttatCTCAGTCTACTACTCGCATCGGCATCACTCTACGACAACGGCAATAATCTATCTAATTCTCGTAgtggcaagaacaagcgcAACATCTATGCTAATGAACTAGAGTACAATCCGATGGATTTTGAGAGTAAACCGGATGTAGACTATGATATAGATGTGTCACCGACCGCAATCTACAAAGCCAATGCTCATGCCCGTAACAGCAGTTCCCGGAGTCGTACTCCGGCAGCTAATCGCGAGCGACCTTACATCCCTCGTGAAATGTGGAACCTACTCTTCGACGATGCCAAAGCCATCCTCCAAGGCTTAAAAGCCCCCGGGAAGCAGGCCCCATTGAATAATAGTTCGCCACACCAATCGTTGCAGACCAATACGCACGATACCATTGGCGCGGAACAAATCACAACGGACaccttccatgattgcgcACCCGAAACTGAATTGCTTGCCCACCTGACTGAGCGTGTTAGTCGCATGAGCGACGGCGACATACGTAACGTTCTTGCCGCATCTCGTGATGGTCCCCCCTATGATGAGCCCAAACCACTGCAATCTAACGTACTTCAATATCAAGTGTCTCGTCACAACGTCATTGAAACTACGGCAGCCCTCGTCGACCGTGGAGCCAATGGAGGTCTTGCCGGCAGTGATGTCATGGTCTTGCACAAAACAGGTCGTTCTGCAACCATCACAGGCATCAACGATCATACCTTGTCCgatttggacattgtcaccgcTGCTGGCTACACTGAATCCCAAAATGGCCCCATCATTCTCATTATGAACCAATACGCCCATTTGGGACAGGGTAAAACTATCCACTCCAGTGCACAGCTTGAACACTATCGCAACCATGTCGAAGACCGTTCCCGTACCGTAGGAGTTAACCAGCGAATTGTAACATTGGACGACTACATCATCCCATTGCACATTCGACAAGGACTCGCGTATATGGATATGCGGCGCCCTACCGACAAGGAACTTGCGTCCCTTCCACACGTTGTCCTAACCTCCGACGTCGACTGGGATCCCTCCGTACTTGACCACGAAATTGATCTCGCGACCTCTTGGTATGATGACATATACGATTTGCCTCAATCACCTTACGTCGAACCATGTTTTGACCATACAGGCAAATACCTCCATCGTCacatttccttttgcaacCATCGCGATGACGCCGTTGACCGTGTCTTATATTGCCAACAGCACCTCGTCACGAAAAATGTGCAAGATTATGAGGCCCTTCGTCCGTGTTTTGGATGGGTCTCTGCTGAAACCGTTCGCAAGACCATCATGGCGACCACGCAGCATGCACGCGAAGTATATAACGCTCCGTTACGCAAACATTTTAAGTCTCGCTTTCCCGCTCTAAATgtacaccgtcgtaatgAACCAGTTGCTACCGATACCATTTGGTCCGACACCCCTGCTGTCGATAATGGTGCTAAATTTGCACAACTTTTCGTTGGTCGACGGTCCCTTGTCACCGACGCTTACCCCATGAAAACTGATAAAGAGTTTGTCAATACCCTTGAGGACCATATCCGTTACCGGGGTGCCATGGACAAATTGATTAGCAATCGTGCCCAGGTTGAAATCAGCAAAAAGGTCACCGATATTACACGCGCATATAATATCGACCAGTGGCAAAGTGAACCAAaccatcaacaccaaaacTTTGCCGAACGTCGTATCGCCACTATCGAGGCTAATACCAACAACATTCTCAATCTTTCCGGTGCCCCTGATTCCGCCTGGTTACTTTGCGTGACATATGTTTGTTATGTTTTCAACCATTTGGCACATGATTCACTAGATAACCGCACTCCCCTTGAAGTCCCCACCGGCTCCACgcctgatatcagtgttctccttcagtttcatttttgggaaccggtcTATTATAAGCTCGAAAATGCGACATTTCCTTCTGGTGGTACTGAACAACAAGGAcgttttgttggcatcgCCGACTCCGTCGGCGACGCTCTCACTTATAAGATCCTTACCCACACCACCAATCGCATTCTTCATTGCTCTAGTGTCCGTTCTGCGACCATTCCCGGACaaaccaacctacgccttacgccacaggatggggagagtggTCCTAAACCCATCAACTttatcaagtcgcgtagaaccgaaaacaaaaattcctatgccatTAAGGAGTTGCCTGGTTTCACACCTGATGACCTTATAGGTTGTACGTTCCTCACCGACACTCgggatgatggggagcgtttGAAGGCACGAATCACGCGGAAAATATTGGACCCAGACAAGCCCTCGGATGTAAAG catacaacgaaattctag
- a CDS encoding predicted protein has translation KFTRCKPLREQGKGWGLVPCDKIGKGDLVLEYVGNVIDAKEKEDRLSEWERDHPNDPNFYIMSLRDQWYIDARHKANLSRFINHSCAPNCFLTQINVNGYARNGIFAKRDIQAGEFLSYDYHFDTKQGDRFVCRCGAKSCRGTM, from the coding sequence AAGTTTACCCGCTGTAAACCTCTTCGGGAGCAAGGCAAAGGATGGGGATTGGTACCTTGTGATAAGATCGGGAAAGGCGATTTGGTTTTGGAATATGTTGGTAACGTAATCGATGCCAAAGAGAAAGAGGATCGATTATCTGAGTGGGAACGTGATCATCCCAATGATCCCAATTTTTATATCATGAGTCTACGCGATCAGTGGTACATAGACGCACGTCACAAAGCCAACTTGAGTCGGTTCATCAATCACTCGTGCGCCCCGAACTGCTTTTTGACCCAGATAAATGTGAACGGCTACGCGCGCAATGGTATTTTTGCAAAACGTGACATTCAAGCAGGGGAATTCTTGAGCTACGATTATCATTTTGACACGAAGCAGGGCGACCGTTTTGTTTGTCGTTGTGGGGCGAAGTCTTGTCGTGGCACAATG